TGCGGTCCGTGCTCCGAGGTCCACTATGATCAGGGCGAGCACATGACCTGCGGCCCGAACTGCGGCATCGGCAAGTGCGACTGCGACCGCTTCCTCGAAATCTGGAATCTCGTGTTCATGCAGTATGATCAGGCCGAGGACGGCACCCGCACCGACCTGCCCCGCCCGTCCATCGACACGGGCATGGGTCTGGAGCGCATCGCTGCGGTATGTCAGGGCGTGAACTCCAACTACGACACCGACCTGTTCCAGTCCATCATCCAGTACACGGCACAGCTCGCGGGCGTGACCTATGGCGCGAACGAGGAAACCGACACGGCCCTGCGCGTCATCGCGGACCACAGCCGCGCCATCGCCTTCCTGATCCCGGATCAGGTCATGCCTTCCAACGAGGGCCGGGGCTACATCATGCGCCGCCTGATCCGCCGCGCCTACCGCTTCGGCAGACTGCTCGGTTTCAACGAACCGTTCCTCTTCAAGACCGCGTCCAAGGTCGTGGACGACATGGGCTCCCACTTCAACGAGCTCAACGCCACACGCGACTTCATGGTCAAGGTCGTGACCGAGGAGGAAGAGCGCTTCGCCAAGACTCTGGACAAGGGACTGGACAAGCTGGAAGAGGAACTGGACCGACTGGCCGGGGACAAGGCCGTCATGGTGCCTGGCGACGTGGTGTTCCAGCTGTACGACACCTTCGGATTTCCCATCGACATCGTCAACGACATCGCGGAAAAGCGCGGCATGGGCGTTGACGAGGCCGCCTTCAACGTCCTCATGGACGAACAGAAGGAACGCTCCAAGAAGGCATGGAAGGGGTCAGGCGAAAAGGACGTGGCCGCCACGTTCCAGACCCTGCTTGAACAGGACCTGTCCTGCACCTTCACCGGCTACGAAACCCTGACCGGCAAATCCCGGATCGCGCACCTTCTGGATGCGGACGGCAACGAGATCGAATCCCTTTCCGCTGGCCAGTCCGGCTGGCTCGTGGCCGAAGCAACCCCGTTCTACGGCGAATCCGGTGGCCAGACCGGTGACACAGGCATCATTGCCACGGAGTCCGGCAAGGCCGAGGTTGCGGACACGCTCAAACCGTCCAAAAAACTCACCGGCCACAGAATTCTGGTGGCCGATGGTGAAATCCGCAAGGGACAGAAAGCCGATCTTGAGGTGGACCGCGCGGGCAGACTCGCTTCCGCGCGCAACCACACCGTGACCCACCTGCTCCACGCCGCCCTGAAAAAGGTGCTGGGCGACCACGCCAATCAGGCGGGTTCCCTTGTGGGTCCGGATCGCCTGCGCTTCGACTTCACGCACATCAAGGCCATGACCCCGGAAGAGATTTCCGAAGTGGAACGGCTGGTCAACACCTCCATTCTGGAGGCCCACGACGTGATCCGCGAGGTCATGTCCATTGACGCGGCCCGCGAAATGGGCGCGACCGCCCTGTTCGGCGAGAAGTACGGGGACGAAGTTTCC
Above is a window of Pseudodesulfovibrio tunisiensis DNA encoding:
- the alaS gene encoding alanine--tRNA ligase; the encoded protein is MKAQEIRQRFLEYFERKGHTVVESSPLIPKDDPSLLFTNAGMVQFKKLFLGQEKRDYSRATTSQKCLRVGGKHNDLENVGRTARHHTFFEMLGNFSFGDYFKEDAIRFCWEFLTEELGLDKSRLYITIYKDDDEAGELWQKVAGVPAERIYRLGEKDNFWSMGDTGPCGPCSEVHYDQGEHMTCGPNCGIGKCDCDRFLEIWNLVFMQYDQAEDGTRTDLPRPSIDTGMGLERIAAVCQGVNSNYDTDLFQSIIQYTAQLAGVTYGANEETDTALRVIADHSRAIAFLIPDQVMPSNEGRGYIMRRLIRRAYRFGRLLGFNEPFLFKTASKVVDDMGSHFNELNATRDFMVKVVTEEEERFAKTLDKGLDKLEEELDRLAGDKAVMVPGDVVFQLYDTFGFPIDIVNDIAEKRGMGVDEAAFNVLMDEQKERSKKAWKGSGEKDVAATFQTLLEQDLSCTFTGYETLTGKSRIAHLLDADGNEIESLSAGQSGWLVAEATPFYGESGGQTGDTGIIATESGKAEVADTLKPSKKLTGHRILVADGEIRKGQKADLEVDRAGRLASARNHTVTHLLHAALKKVLGDHANQAGSLVGPDRLRFDFTHIKAMTPEEISEVERLVNTSILEAHDVIREVMSIDAAREMGATALFGEKYGDEVSVVQVPGVSMELCGGTHLQNTGQAGSFLILSESGVASGIRRIEAATGWNALNTLQDKRATLDETAHMLKARPEDVPAKVDALHRQVKEMAKEMEKLQAKLASGAGRDLMSEVQEINGVKVLAVELEAPNMKVMLDQMDNLRSRMESGIICLISGHEDGKVSVALAVTKDLHDRFKAGTLIKPVAGEVGGGGGGRPDLARAGGSDAKGIPAALDMLKKLVMDA